One Littorina saxatilis isolate snail1 linkage group LG10, US_GU_Lsax_2.0, whole genome shotgun sequence DNA window includes the following coding sequences:
- the LOC138979048 gene encoding uncharacterized protein, protein MDDDTTTMARICSEISPNISKWSDINHTSKHLTISVKISKQRVHVFSQNCEKIAPGGSTKEVESFNNMVTSKAPKRCHFPATNNLVEGRVCCGTEESWK, encoded by the exons ATGGATGATGACACAACTACTATGGCAAGAATTTGTAGCGAAATCAGCCCCAACATCAGCAAGTGGAGTGACATCAACCACACATCAAAACATCTCACAa TATCCGTGAAGATCTCCAAGCAGCGGGTCCATGTCTTCAGTCAGAACTGTGAGAAAATTGCCCCAGGAGGTTCCACGAAGGAGGTCGAATCTTTCAACAACATGGTCACAAGCAAAGCCCCAAAGAGATGCCATTTTCCCGCAACAAATAACTTAGTCGAGGGTAGGGTGTGCTGTGGCACAGAAGAATCTTGGAAATAA